Below is a genomic region from Rhabdothermincola sediminis.
CGTGGAACGTGATGACCTTGACCCGGTAGCCGAGCTGGCCGAGTGCGGCGGCAGCGGACGCGCCGGCCAGGCCACTGCCCACCACGATGATCTGGAACTTGCGCTTGTTGTTCGGGTTGACCAGGCGCATCGAGAACTTGTGGTTGTCCCAGCGGTCCTCGATGGGTCCTTGTGGGGTCTTGGCGTCGAGCACGATGTCGCTCATTCGATGCGGTCTCCTCGGGCTCAGCCGACGACGCCGGTGAGCACGGCGATCGGGAACGAGATGTTGGGCCCCACCACCAGGATCGTGAAGCCCGCCGCGGCAGCTCGCCGCAACGGGTTGTGGCGGGGATTGAAGCGCGGACTCATCGACCCCATGGTCTGGAACAGGCTCCAGACGCCGTGGTACAGGTGCACGCCGAGAGCCAGGTTGGCCAGCACGTAGAAGAGCGCCACCGGCCAGCGTTCGAACGACGCCACCACGTTCGCGTACACGTCACCGGCCGTGAAGTCGGGGTTGGCCCAGCCGGTGGTGAGGTCGGCGAGGTGGAACAGCACGAAGAGGGCGACGATCACACCGCTCCAGCGCATGGTCCGGGCTGCCCAGCTGGCGGCGATGTAGTCGCGAGGTGAGGCATACCGCTGCGGGCGAGCTCGACGGTTGAGCATCGTGAGCGAGTAGGCCGCGTGGATGTGGTATCCGACGGCCACGATCAGCACGATCCGCATGCCCCACAGTGCGACATGCTCCGGAAGGATCGGTACCAGCAGCCCGGTTCGGAGCCACTCGGCGTACTCGCGGTAGTGGGTCGGGCCGAGGTACATCTTCAGGTTGCCGACCATGTGGGCGAACACGAAGCCCATCAGCACCAGGCCGGTGATGGCCATCACCCACTTCTTGCCCACCGCGGTCCGGTAGAAGCCCGCCATGGGGAGCCGCCCTCGCCGAATCGGTGTCCGGATCGGGGGGGACGTGACGTTCGGGGTGGTAGCAGGGGCTTGTCGGGTTGCGGTCACGAACGTGCCTCCACGTGCAGCTCCTCCGATCGGCGTGGGTTGCGGCGCGACACCGGGTGCGAGAGGCCCGAACCTCACCGGGATCCGGCCCGTGACGACGCTACCCATGACGGGTCGTCAGGTGCTAGCTGGCAGCGGCCGCCCGGGTTGGGGCGGGCTAGGGCTGTGACGCCGCATCCCGCCGGCGTGCCCGCTCGACCGTCGTGGTGTACCGGTTGCTGGCCAGGATGCTCCCCCGCGCCGGCGCGTCCGCCAGCTCCAGGCGGAGGCTCAGCTCCCCCTCGGCGTCGGGCACGATGCTCTCCATCGTCGCCACGTAGGTGGCGGCGTCCGCCTCCACCTCGCCCTGCCACGACCACCGCAACGACCGTGAACGCCCCGCACCGTCTCGCCATTCGAGATGGGCGGTGACGACCACATCGGCGAGGGTGATCCTGAGGTCGCTCACGACGTGGATGGCTGCCCGCAGCGGCTCCGCGGGCCG
It encodes:
- a CDS encoding succinate dehydrogenase cytochrome b subunit encodes the protein MAGFYRTAVGKKWVMAITGLVLMGFVFAHMVGNLKMYLGPTHYREYAEWLRTGLLVPILPEHVALWGMRIVLIVAVGYHIHAAYSLTMLNRRARPQRYASPRDYIAASWAARTMRWSGVIVALFVLFHLADLTTGWANPDFTAGDVYANVVASFERWPVALFYVLANLALGVHLYHGVWSLFQTMGSMSPRFNPRHNPLRRAAAAGFTILVVGPNISFPIAVLTGVVG